In Podospora pseudopauciseta strain CBS 411.78 chromosome 2 map unlocalized CBS411.78m_2, whole genome shotgun sequence, the genomic stretch AACCATGGCAGCTTACTCACAGCACCATACTGACACTAGAGAATGATTCCTCGTCTCGATATTCACCTATGGTTTGTTGAAGGATGAACAAATTTGGAGCATTGTTATTACAAACGAAACATGTACCGTAAAACAAACTGATGAGGGGGTCTCCGGAGTTCAGTCGGGGTTGTCGGACACCTTTAACCAAACAGACAGTGACACAGATATATGTCTATCTCAATGCTGGAATTCTACTAACTCGGTCCCGCGCTGGCGGACCCGAGTAACAGTAACTTAACATCCCAGTAAATAGGTCAATTCCAAATACCCCGTTACATAGTTGGTGGGATTGTTGGTGACACCTACCTATATATGGAAAGATAAGTTTGTGGGGTTGCCCAATCATGACAAATAAGTTATACCCCGCGCCAAAAGCTGCCATTGACAAGCCAGGAACCACAACGTTTTGTCGAATTGGTCTTTGTGAGTCCGATCCTCGCGGCAGGTCTACTCGGATGAGAAGCTCTCACAGGAAACAAGGAGTTTTTCCAGTGCTTCCAAATTCCCCATTTTCACCCGATCCGGGGGAACGGGAGATGCAGGTATTTGGAAAACAACCCTGTGATAGTACCTTATCTCACTGTTGTCTGGGTCTGGCGATCCGCCAGCGGCGCTTGGGACTGTCTCTTGTGTCCCGTCAGGAACTTGAACCGGCCCCGGAGCTTATTCACATTGTGCATTCGGGACGGTGGGTGAGTTGGTGCTCGTTTGAGTATTTAAAGATGTTGATCGTCCCCTCTTTGTTGAACTTGCTCTCCATCTTTCATCTCACAACGTCCAGTCTCATCAAACTTTGCTTGACTTGTTACCTTATCTTTCACTTGTATATCTTCACTTGACCATATACTCAGCTCAACATGCCTCTCTCCGGACACTGCCTTTGCAAAGCCGTCACCTACAAGGTTGACATTGACGCCCCTCTCCTCACTGGCTATGACCACTGTGATGATTGCCAGCGTCAATCGGGCTCTACCTACTGTAAGATTATCCCGTCATTATTCCTACCTCACTGCCCGGACTTGAGGTGTTACCCCGCCTCGGACCTAgctccaaccccaccaccgttTCGATCTTATCAGATCGCTAACAAATTCGATGTAACAGCCCTTGTAGTCGTGGTCCCCAAGGACAAGCTTGAAGTCAAGGGACCCGTCAAGAAGTGGAAGGGCACTGCCGACTCCGGGAATGCCGTCTGGCGTTGGTTCTGCGAGGAATGCGGCTCTCCCATTGCTCATGACCCCGATGCCGCTCCCGAGATCATTGCCCTCAAAGGTGGCAGCTTGGATACCGGGCTCAAGAAGGACTTGAAGCCTGTGAGTTATTAGTCAATCTGAGCAAGAACTGGAAGCTAACAGAAGCATAGGACACCGAGATCTGGACTGCCAGCAAGCTTCCCTTCTGCCAGGAGCACCTGGCGAAGCCTTTCGTGCACATGCCCCAGTAAATACTTACTATCTTTTCTAGTCATTGATTGATCTGGCATAGCATTCGCATAGCAAACTGGGAGGATAGGGACTAGCAAATGAAGGATCTGAGAAGGCTGATTAAATGAATCAACTCAAATTTATATAGCGATGGCGAACCAGACgaaaacaagaagaaatCCAAAGGCAAGGCCGTGTCCAAAACCCAAGCGAATGCGGGAACCAAGATCTCCAAACCAGTAAACTCGAAGATACCTACCCCGGCGAAGACAGCTACAAGTAAGAGTAAGTCCACAACGCAAGCGTCCACAAATAAGACCAAGCCCGCGAATAGAACCAAGACCACGGCGGCGAGTAAAGTATCCGGCAGTAAGGTAGCCAAGGAGGATGTCACTGGGATAAGACGGAGTCCACGTTTTAGACCCCGCGGCGGAGATCCATTCCCGAAGAGTCCCATGCCAGAATGGGTTCGAGGAGATAGGCCGTTGTTTGGTCCGCCATCAAAACGATGTCGAGGTAAGTGAATGCTGTAAAACCACCGCATACATACTCCCTGTTTTACTGCCGAGGAAGTCTCCATCTCCAGGTCCATCTATTGGGGCTACCAACCTGTAGGTTGACTCAACATCGCTTGAAACTGAACCATCGCGGACCAAGAACGTCGTGTAACAGTAAAAAAAACAGAAGTAGGAATCACCACCGGGCCAGCAAATAGCAAGTCCAAATTTCCACCATCGTACAACTCCGTTCCTAGAGCCAAGCTGACATAGCAGCGGTAGAAAAAGTCATTCAGGAGTTTCAGGAGTCAAGGTTCGAAACACTGTATCTACTATCAAAAAGCCAGGTAGGCAGCAAAAGACAAAAAACACAATCCCATTCAACTACATCCAACATGAGATTATAAATACCCTTTCATGTTACTCACCTTCCATAACCCCCCTGAaaccaactcctcccacctTGTCCCCCTTGCtgtccctcaccaccctgaCCCTGTGGCCTCTCATCAGGAGTATAAAATCTCTCATCCGCCAGACTCATCGGGCTCAACTGCCCAGGATCACTCCCATAAAGCTCAAACCTCGCACTATCACTCCTCTGAACTCCCCCCCCTTGCCCAACATCACTCTCCGTAACCCCACTCACACTCCCTATCCCCGTCCCACCCGTAGCCGTCGTCGCCTGCCTCCTAACACCCCCCTCGGCAATCTCCACAGGCCGCTGTATCTCCCCGGGATCATTAGGCATAACCGGCACCCCCTGCCCCGTAAAATTCGCCGACGGCGCCGGAATAGGTGACATCATATTCGGAAAGTAAGCCTGCTGGTCAACCCCCGGTGTCGTGCTCGCCGACTGAGGATTAGGACTCCCAAcatacccaccaccaccatcgttGGGGTAATAACCCCCAAGATCATCCGGCGGCGACGGATCAGAATACGGCCCTGGCCGCGCCTCAGGACCGGTGTACTCCTGCGTCCCAAACGGTACCCGTCCACTCTGCACCTCCGACGCCGCTGGTCCTCCCCGGCCGTCTTCCGTCCCGCCAATGAATCGGGGAACTCCAGAAGCGGAAGTCGCAGTCCCAGCTTGGGTGCGGCCTTTGCGTCTGCGGTGCCAGTACCATGTTGCTGCACCTATTAAGATTCCGGCTGCAATGACGACGCCTACCGCTATGCCGGCTTTGGCGCCGACGGAGAGGTCGTTCGAGACGTTTGCCTCGTTGCGGTcgatggaggagatgtcgCTTCCTGTCGGGATGACGGTCGTCATGGCACACACCGGGGAGCTGTCAGACTGGGAACaggcgagggtgttggggcAGCAGCCGCCTCCTAGACTGCTGGCGCAGGTTATTTGCCCTTGGGTGCAGCCTGATGGGACGGGGGTTAGtaaagggggggtggagggggcaATGGTGTTGAGGCATAGGGAAGAAGTGCCACAGGTTTGGCCGTGGCGGCAGCAGGCGCCGCCAAAGTCTAGGGGGCAGCCGTAGTAGGAGATTTGAGGGCAGCGGCGGGGGCAgcaggcggaggaggtggtggttacgggggtgttggagctggtgcgggtgacggtgacgaggCATTGGTACTTGTCTGCTGCGCAGGGGGAGTCACAGGTCGAGCCGATGCGGCAGCAGGCGGCttcggaggggttggtgctgttgatgatgcagCTGTTTGGATGTTAGTATATGAGCCGGTGTGTGTAACTGTGGCTCCATGACGCCGGACAGGCGCATAGATCCTTTAAAGACCTTGAACTTTAGGGAAGACCTACTATTGATTATTCGGACAACAGAATCGTTCTCCTGGAGGCCCCAGCTCGCCACCTGTGATATTGTCAGTGATAATGCTTGAGAGAAGACGATGAGAACTTACATGGATGCATATCATCTTGAGGGCATCCAACCTGCCTCTTCTCCATTGGAAATCCCGGTATGGCATAGAAGGCTCGCGGCATCAAGTATTCCTCATGTGGAGGGGATGTTTCGATCGCGGCAAAGCGCtcatggctgctgctggtggacGGAACAGCAGCACGGACGTCCCGGACAACGAATAGAGCCGCAATGAGTGCCCGCGCAATTATTGAGGTAACCATCGCGAGAAGGCGCGCAAAGTAAACTCAGGCTAATTAGATGAGTAAGTAAGACACTGAGACCATGACTGAGAACatcgccaccatcaacaacaacgccgccGAGGATGGAGAATGGGGTGAAAGAGCAAAAACTCGAGATGTCAATTCGATAGTTCCATGGTGGTGTAGTCAATGGAAAATCCAACCCGGCCTGGTTTACGAATACATATGCATGTCAGCAGCGCAGCACCTCTTCCCAAATCTTCTCGTAGTTCCCGATCGAGCTGTTTGGTGTGAACACCCCATGGAAATAAGGACCCAGATCACCGGCCGGGGTTCTTTAATGCCCGTGAACAGGGGTCATGGAGGGGTCTTGAGCGCGATGGAGCCGTCGTTGCtacccttcctcttccagatgaagatggtggctGTGGGTTGGCCGACCGCAGTCACTCCCAGTTGAAGAGCCAATAGTGGCAGAGGATGCACGCCTCCCGTCTTTTGCCCTCCAACCCGGATAGACGCCAATCTCTAAAATGGATTTCCGTAAGGCGGTGCTCGGTAAAGGAATTGTAAAtgcagaaggaggaggccaacgGCTGCTGGTTTTCACATGCTagtttgttggtgttggtgaaaGCGCCAAGGGTTACTTCAAGAATGTCAGCAAAGTTGAGCTTCCGACGGGGATCTCCAAGCGTGGTGTATGGTTCGCTGATACAAAGGTGAGAGCATGCCGTAAGGTGAGAGCTCACACCTCACCTCAGACGAACCATAGGTAACCCAAGTTGAAAAAGGGTCCTGTTTGTGAGAGCATATTGGCGGGGCTCTAGGATGATTAGAGAGATAATGGGGGTCGTGGTTGTTCGAATCCCATGGACGAGAGTGGTCACTGTAAAGATGTTATGTCGTTATCCTCATCCAAACACCCATTCCTGCCTCGTCTCTCGGCGTAAGAACGCACCGAGTAGCCGTGAAATCCATCATGAAATCAACGACATCACTGATCTCCAGATATGAATTAAGGTTCTGGGGCACCCCAAGGGCACGGTGCTGTCAAAATATAGTGCGGGCCCCCAGCGGGGTACCCCAGCGCTAGCAGCTGGCGATTGCTATACCGTATAGGACGGCCCCGTTAAGTGCGATTTCGGCGTGGCTGCCCCGCGCACTAGAGCCAGATACCGACAAACTGAGCCGGggaacccctccaccgcccaccCCCGTCCCAGCATCAACACCGCACATCCAGCCAACGACGGGCGTCTTCAAAGGGGTCACTGCAATAAAGTTGAATGCTGCACTGCCGCAGCTTGACGTAGTGGGCTCCTTTTCCACATACTCCACCCACACAACCGAAACTCGATAAACCGATTACCCATTCCACGATAGCCGTCGCCAGCATGGCCCAGGCctacgacgacgaggagctgTCCATCTCCCTGTCGCCCTCTCAGATCCGCCGGAACAAGAGACAGGGCGACGTAGGATACGGCCAGACTCCCGTCGGCTCCAtcaacaccgccatcatgCTGCCAGGCAACGCCAACCCCCAGTTGCCCATGCGCGACAAGATGCGCACCGAGCAGCGCATCGGCGCCTACAACATTGTCAAGACGCTCGGCGAGGGCTCCTTCGGCAAGGTCAAGCTGGCTGTCCACCGCAGCACCGGCCAGCAGGTTGCCCTCAAGATCATCTCTCGCAAGAAACTTATCAGCCGCGACATGCAGGGCCGTGTCGAGCGCGAAATTGAGTATCTTCAGCTGCTCCGCCATCCTCACATCATTAAGCTGTATGGTCCTCGTACCACCAACATGTGATCCACGGCTGACGCTCGTGTTATACTCCTAGTTATACCGTTATCAAGACCCCGACCGAGATCATTATGGTCCTCGAGTATGCCGGTGGAGAACTGTTCGATTACATTGTCCAGCATGGCAAGATGCGCGAGGATGAGGCCCGCCGGTTCTTCCAGCAGATGCTATGCGCCGTCGAGTATTGCCATCGCCACAAAATTGTCCACCGTGACTTGAAACCCGAAAACTTGCTTCTGGATGAGAACCTAAACGTCAAGATCGCCGATTTCGGTCTCAGCAACATCATGACGGACGGAAACTTCCTCAAGACCAGTTGCGGCTCCCCCAACTACGCGGCCCCTGAAGTTATCGGCGGAAAGCTGTATGCCGGACCCGAGGTCGATGTGTGGAGTTGCGGTGTCATTCTCTACGTTCTACTTGTCGGCCGTCTTCCCTTCGACGATGAACATATCCCGAGTCTGTTCGCCAAGATTGCGAAGGGAAGCTACATGGTACCGACTTGGATGAGTCCGGGCGCATCCACCCTTATTAAGAAGATGTTGGTGGTCAACCCGGTCCAGCGTGCGACTATCGAGGAGATTCGACAAGACCCATGGTTCCTCAAGGACCTTCCATCGTATCTGCACCCACCAGTAGAAGAGTTCCTCAACACCGGCGTCGACCCCAACAAGGCTATCAGGGTGAGCGACATCGCCCCTGGCGCACCTCCACAAGAGCAGGTGAAGCTCCACAACGAAGTCACGGAGAAGATCAGCAAGACCATGGGTTACGGCAAGAgggatgtcgaggaggcgCTGGAAGCCGAGGAACCATCCGCCATCAAGGACGCCTACATGATTGTTCGCGAGAACAAGCTCATGGAAAACAACCGTAAGTGCACTTTTCTTTGATGTAAACCTATTCTTCCTGTTCGTAGTGTGAACCCCATTACATGCCTTTCCTATGTCATTGGCCATCGAGAGCCTGACGGGATTGAAGCAACCCTTGGACACGACAATCCATTTGGGTCATCGCCGACAGACAACATAGAACTGGGTACTAAAAGCGCCGAAGAACTCTCAGTTCTCACACCAGATGACCCGAATGCGAGTCCCATGTTGGACGCCACAATGTCCTCGGCCCGTTCCATCGCCTCCACGAGCACTGGAGCATCGGCAAGACCCTACGTTAGCAAAGTCGGCATCCTTCCCAGCAGTCTGCCGGCCTACCACAAGGTATTCATGGAAAGGGAGAAGGCCAAAGCAGAAGGGCAGGATAACTTTCCCGATCAACCGCCAATTCCCGAGCCAGGGGCTCCACGAAGCCAAGCAGACCAAGAAGAGACTCTTCGACGGCTCAAACCCCACAGCCGTAGTTTCGTCCGCATGGAAGATGCAAAGCGGCCCCAAGGCCTCACGCCAGTCAACCCACCAAAGAAGAACAAGCCCGTTCGATGGCAGTTTGGCATTCGCTCTAGAAACGCACCTTGGGAAGCGCTTGTTTGTATCTACAAATCTCTCCACAAACTGGGAGCAAGCTGGATTGTAGATGAAGACTATGATCTCTTgcatgaggaggatgaacaTCAGGATTACGACGGCAGACACTCTAGGAAACCGAGCTCGTCGTCCTATACCGACCCAACCAAGCACTATAAGCTTCCGGCCGACCCATGGCATATCAAGATCAGATGGTGCACAGACAGTATGCCCCCCTTTTTATGCCCTCTATCTCTTCTTGGCCCTGACAGCTATGACAGCATTCCAAAAACATTCCGCGGCCTCGGGCCTGAGCGAAACAGGTCATTCACAACCACACCACGTCACCACTCGCGGCGAGAACAAGGATCACAAGGTGGTGGCGACGAGGATGGACGTACAGATCTACGAGATGGAGCATGGCGTGTATTTGGTAGACTTCAAGGTGGACGGGTACGAAACCCCCGAGGGCAAGCTGCTCGAGGACAAGGAGGTGACAAGCCCCTTCCCATTCTTGGACATGGCCGCGAGGCTTATTATGCAGCTGGCGGATGCGGATTGATTATTGCatattaatagaattctGATATTTCCGCGGATGGAGAAGATCAACATTATTTCTTCCGTTTCTCTTTGTTTTGCTGTGCATTTGCTGAGAAGGGTTGCTGTTTGTCTGTTGCTTTGTGGAATTCCCATCACTTGACggctggggttggaggacGAATTGTATCATTCCAGTTAGCTGGATCTGTGTGTTTGATACCTGTCTGTAGTCGAAATCGGGGCTGTGGCCCCCTATCTGTATCATCGACATGCAATGCCGGTAAGGCCGCACCCGCCTCATAGGCCAGCATGTTGAGGTGGACCCATGGGGGCACAGGCTGCTGTTTTAGCTTCACAGCATGTGTTGTGTGAAGGAGCCTCTCCAATCATCTCCAACTACGGCTCTTACAACTCGTGGCCCTGTCATATGGAAAGCGAACCGACGAATCGGATGTCACCATGTTAATCTACCCTGTACTTCACACAAGAGCTGAAGCACTACTACCTGTCTCCATAAGGATGATCTGCTCTAGGTGGAACGATACTTATACCGTGCACCCTCGTAAGGCTGGCCATTCTGGCATGAGCCATGATCCAGGCTGACTTCAGCACACTGAGCTGTAACAATGGCAACTAACTCACCACGATATGACGGACACCAATACGCACAGGTCTCAGGACCACCGTCGCCGCAAACCACGGTGACAGGAGGGCGCGTTTCCATGGAGCCATCGTCAGTGCTCCTTTCACCGCCGAGTCGTTATGCCAGTCCAGTATCACCTTTCCCCCAGACCGAACACCACAAGTCGAGCAATATCACATTCGTTCCCATCGTCGATACGGACGAAGATCCGCAATATGGCCACACGCCAACGGGAAACCCAGTCACTCGGACTTGGTCGGCAATTGGCAACTGGTGGCCTGAGATCGCCAGCTCCTTGTTCAGTCTCTTGTGTATCCCAGCCCTCGTTATCCTCTTACGCAGCTATGATGACCGCCCGCTCTCAGAGTGGTATCTCACTATCACACCCAACATCGTGATTGCTTTCATATTCACCATCTGCCGAATCTCCTTCATTTATCCTCTGGTACAGGCCCTTGCTCAGCAGAGATGGAACTGGTTCAAAAGCCCTAGGTCTCTAGACGATTTTCGTGTATTTGACGAGGCCTCTAGGGGGCCATGGGGcagtttgttgttgatgattaGAATGAAGGGGAGGTAAGCAATCATGACAATATTTGTATGAAGGCCGCTGGGAATTGTCAGTTGTCTCGTCCTCATCACAAGCATCGCTACCTCGACTCTCACTCGTCTATCGTCACTTACCCAAGTCGCATGGTGCCTGTCATGGGCAATGACACGGCTGTTGCGAAAAAAGTTGACGAGTTCTACTATGTCTCAGGCAACCGCGCTAGTAAGTAGGATGCCGCTGTTGAGACAGCGTAACTCAGCTAACATGTGGCCGAGATGGGCGCTTGTTTCCCCTTCAGCAAGCCCTACGAAGCAGCGGTTCTACCACACCCATACAACTTGTGCcctatccaccacccacctgCCGAACTTCCGAGTGCACATGGCCCGGATTCAACACCATGGCAATTTGTGTAAACATGACCAGTGCGTGCGGAGTACAACCCCCGAGCAGAAATTTCCAGGCTAATCACTGCGGGCAGATGTCACAAGCCTCCTCACCTACGACGACCTAATCCCAGGAACATCCGAGTGGCACAGAGGCGGCAGACCAAGAACAAATGTCAGCCTATCCAACGGAGTCAGCTTCCAGCCCTACCCCTACAGAAAAGCCGGTCGACAGATCGGTCTCGATGTTGGCATCGGAGCAGGTCTCACCTCCAACTGGTCAGAGCCGCATCGAAAACAGGAGAttgcctccctctccttcaacgGAATAGAAGGCCAGAAAGCCGAGCTGACGAGCATTTTCCTCTTGTATTCTGATCCCATCCGGGCGACAGAGGTGATGTTTCACTACTGCGTCAACAGATACAACATGTCAATATCGGAAAACGTGCCCAAGATCCAGCTTTTGGAGTCTAGTACAAAGGTCGAGTATCACAATGCTGAACACCATCACATGTACAAAACTCTTGTCGATCCTCAAAACTCGAGTGTGACGTACAAATTCGGGTCGACGTCTAATCACTTTCTTACTGGGATGCTGAGGGATTTTTTCGTGGAGAATTCCACTGATAGATCAACGATAGGGACGATGAGGGATATGTTTCTGTGTTGCTGTACCAGCTCCCTTTTTCGAAGGGGAACGACGAtaaagaggagaaggatgagcAGGGGTTGGATGATTTTAGGTATGATGTTGTTAGGAATATGTCGTTGAATGTGGCTATGGGGTTGACGAATATGTATGATTTCCCCTCCCTTTATTATTCCCCCCTTTGATCGGCTGGCTGATTTGTACGGATGGCAGTATGTTTGACAGCACGATGCAAGCTGTTTCCAGTCTGGTCAGTGGCACGGCTtggcaggaggagaggtatATCTCTGTTCGGTGGGAGTGGCTTTCTCTTGTGGCGGCGCAGATTCGGGTTGGCgctggtggttttggtgttgGTCATGGTTCAAACTGcgaggttgggggtgccGGTGGTGAAGAGCGATATTTTGCCGGCGTTTTTTGCTGTTGggttggcggagagggcggaggCTGAGAGGGGGCGGGTGAGTGATGTTGGGTTTTCTCcagaggtgaagaagaacgGGGCGAAGCCGGAGGAGAGCTTTGCTTTGATGGGAGAGCTGCAGAAGACGCAGAAGGGGAAGTGGGTTTTGGAGGGCTTGTATAGGGGGAGGTGATCTTAGGAGTAATAGAGAGAAGTAATGATAGGTATGAGTGAGCCTTTTTGGAGCTACCTGATGGTTACCTGCCTACCGAGTTGATATGCCTTGAGGCTTGTTGACCGTCTTTCAAGACCTATTTAACATGTGATGAGGCCCAGAAAGACGATTGGAAGAATCTGCTTTGAAGACCTTTCGGTAGCTTCAAGTAGGCTCCGGTATAGTGTCTAAGGTATTTCAACCTCACTGTTACCTAGTATAAAATTGATTGGACAATGGGACAAAGGACTTTGAGCCAAAGTCTGGCAGTCGAAGAGAGATGAATGAACCAACCAATGAGCCCACAGACGGCTGCGAACTTCTAATATACATAGCCGAGCTATGGAAGTGCCTTACTTTTTTTCCCGTCTTTTATCTCATACTCAGGCAATATCAAATGTGGCCGATTGTACCTCCTGTTGAGTCACGCCGTTCCACAAACTGAAGATATATTTGCGTCGGGGACGCACTTCGCCATCAAGCCGTGAAGTTGTATATCATCACGGATTGGTAAGTAGGTACGCCAGCGTCTTCAGACGTGATGATGTCTCCCAACCAAGACACCACGGCACTTAAAAACCCCCTCGGGGCAGTTTTTTGGAAACCTGTTAACCTGCAGCACAGCTACCGATATGCCACAAAACACTACACCTCATGGAAAAAAGCCCCAATATCGACATGATTCATCACGCTTCACTACGGTCGCTAGGCACGATGCTGCCTGGCCCGATCGAAGCCTCGTCCATGGTTTTCCTTCCAGCCAGTCCACATAACAGTCCAGCAACGGTTACATTGTAGGCAAAAAGACCTGTTTCTAAACTCCGGACAGCAGTCATTAATTGGAGGCAGAAACTGGCTAGCATTGCTTTTAGTCTTTGCCTGTGGCTTCCCATAATCATCGGTATATTGCACGTTTATGATGGGCGCCCTCTGGCGGACTGGCCGCTTCCAATCACACGCAACGCCCTTATCGCTTTCATTTCAACTGCCTGTCGGACGGCTTTTATCTTCTCATTAGTGCAGGCTCTCGCTCAGCAACGGTGGGATTGGTATGAAAGCCCAAGGTCACTTGGCGATTTTAGTGTTTTTATGAGGCTTCGAGAGGAATATGGGGAAGTGTGAGACTGATGGGCACAATGAGAGGAAGGTAAGAAGCCTACACCAGCCTTAGAATTTGGCATTCCATAACTAACACTTCCTATACAGGCCGCTGAGTAGTATGACGTGCCTTGTTTTGGTCACAAGTCTTGCGACGTCAACCATGACTTAATCCGCCGTCACTTATCCCGTCCGTTTTATTCCTGTTAATGACGTCGAGTCTGATGTGATTGCGAGATGCATTGGGTCGAGAAACATGAGGGCATTTAATCCGTAAGCAACACTTCCTAAAGCGGCGGGAATAATACAGTTTTGACCTGGAATCAAGCTCTAAATTCAAGCGACTTCTCGTGAGCAGCCCTTTAACTCTGTCATCTCACAATGCAGCATCACGAGTACCAATCTGCAAGACCGCAAAATGCACATGGCCCGAGTTCAGTACCATGGAGGTCTGCGCGAAAACTGCAGGTAACGAACGGGATAAAACTCAAGCCAGTAAAACCAACCCCCGACGTCTCAGGAACCTTTACCATGGCCGCAGGGATCACTGACCCATATTGGTCTCGTTCAAGCCTCTCTTCGCTGTACTTTGATGGACTGATAAACATAAGGTGCAAATCGCAAGTCTTTTTTGCCCTGGCAGATTTGCCGTTCTATCGCGCATACGAAGTCATATTCTACGACTGCGTCAACCGATACCAAGTATCAGTATCTGAAAACATACGAACGACAGAACTGATTTCGTCAACCGCTCACACAAACGTCGATGACGGTGGGCAGTGGTTGATCGACAAAGAAGACCCTCTTGTCACATACCTGGTTTCCAAAGGCTATAGCACATTCACGTCCA encodes the following:
- a CDS encoding uncharacterized protein (COG:S; EggNog:ENOG503P4T2), with translation MPLSGHCLCKAVTYKVDIDAPLLTGYDHCDDCQRQSGSTYSLVVVVPKDKLEVKGPVKKWKGTADSGNAVWRWFCEECGSPIAHDPDAAPEIIALKGGSLDTGLKKDLKPDTEIWTASKLPFCQEHLAKPFVHMPQ
- a CDS encoding uncharacterized protein (EggNog:ENOG503P34V), with amino-acid sequence MVTSIIARALIAALFVVRDVRAAVPSTSSSHERFAAIETSPPHEEYLMPRAFYAIPGFPMEKRQVGCPQDDMHPCGELGPPGERFCCPNNQYCIINSTNPSEAACCRIGSTCDSPCAADKYQCLVTVTRTSSNTPVTTTSSACCPRRCPQISYYGCPLDFGGACCRHGQTCGTSSLCLNTIAPSTPPLLTPVPSGCTQGQITCASSLGGGCCPNTLACSQSDSSPVCAMTTVIPTGSDISSIDRNEANVSNDLSVGAKAGIAVGVVIAAGILIGAATWYWHRRRKGRTQAGTATSASGVPRFIGGTEDGRGGPAASEVQSGRVPFGTQEYTGPEARPGPYSDPSPPDDLGGYYPNDGGGGYVGSPNPQSASTTPGVDQQAYFPNMMSPIPAPSANFTGQGVPVMPNDPGEIQRPVEIAEGGVRRQATTATGGTGIGSVSGVTESDVGQGGGVQRSDSARFELYGSDPGQLSPMSLADERFYTPDERPQGQGGEGQQGGQGGRSWFQGGYGR
- the SNF1_1 gene encoding Protein kinase (COG:T; EggNog:ENOG503NUN4); translation: MAQAYDDEELSISLSPSQIRRNKRQGDVGYGQTPVGSINTAIMLPGNANPQLPMRDKMRTEQRIGAYNIVKTLGEGSFGKVKLAVHRSTGQQVALKIISRKKLISRDMQGRVEREIEYLQLLRHPHIIKLYTVIKTPTEIIMVLEYAGGELFDYIVQHGKMREDEARRFFQQMLCAVEYCHRHKIVHRDLKPENLLLDENLNVKIADFGLSNIMTDGNFLKTSCGSPNYAAPEVIGGKLYAGPEVDVWSCGVILYVLLVGRLPFDDEHIPSLFAKIAKGSYMVPTWMSPGASTLIKKMLVVNPVQRATIEEIRQDPWFLKDLPSYLHPPVEEFLNTGVDPNKAIRVSDIAPGAPPQEQVKLHNEVTEKISKTMGYGKRDVEEALEAEEPSAIKDAYMIVRENKLMENNRKCTFL
- the SNF1_2 gene encoding Protein kinase (COG:T; EggNog:ENOG503NUN4), whose amino-acid sequence is MLDATMSSARSIASTSTGASARPYVSKVGILPSSLPAYHKVFMEREKAKAEGQDNFPDQPPIPEPGAPRSQADQEETLRRLKPHSRSFVRMEDAKRPQGLTPVNPPKKNKPVRWQFGIRSRNAPWEALVCIYKSLHKLGASWIVDEDYDLLHEEDEHQDYDGRHSRKPSSSSYTDPTKHYKLPADPWHIKIRWCTDTFQKHSAASGLSETGHSQPHHVTTRGENKDHKVVATRMDVQIYEMEHGVYLVDFKVDGYETPEGKLLEDKEVTSPFPFLDMAARLIMQLADAD
- a CDS encoding uncharacterized protein (COG:S; EggNog:ENOG503PDYW); its protein translation is MATNSPRYDGHQYAQVSGPPSPQTTVTGGRVSMEPSSVLLSPPSRYASPVSPFPQTEHHKSSNITFVPIVDTDEDPQYGHTPTGNPVTRTWSAIGNWWPEIASSLFSLLCIPALVILLRSYDDRPLSEWYLTITPNIVIAFIFTICRISFIYPLVQALAQQRWNWFKSPRSLDDFRVFDEASRGPWGSLLLMIRMKGRPLGILSRPHHKHRYLDSHSSIVTYPSRMVPVMGNDTAVAKKVDEFYYVSGNRANGRLFPLQQALRSSGSTTPIQLVPYPPPTCRTSECTWPGFNTMAICVNMTNVTSLLTYDDLIPGTSEWHRGGRPRTNVSLSNGVSFQPYPYRKAGRQIGLDVGIGAGLTSNWSEPHRKQEIASLSFNGIEGQKAELTSIFLLYSDPIRATEVMFHYCVNRYNMSISENVPKIQLLESSTKVEYHNAEHHHMYKTLVDPQNSSVTYKFGSTSNHFLTGMLRDFFINDRDDEGYVSVLLYQLPFSKGNDDKEEKDEQGLDDFRYDVVRNMSLNVAMGLTNITMQAVSSLVSGTAWQEERYISVRFGLALVVLVLVMVQTARLGVPVVKSDILPAFFAVGLAERAEAERGRVSDVGFSPEVKKNGAKPEESFALMGELQKTQKGKWVLEGLYRGR
- a CDS encoding uncharacterized protein (COG:S; EggNog:ENOG503PDYW) gives rise to the protein MWPILYIITDCLCLWLPIIIGILHVYDGRPLADWPLPITRNALIAFISTACRTAFIFSLVQALAQQRWDWYESPRSLGDFSVFMRLREEYGESDVIARCIGSRNMRAFNP
- a CDS encoding uncharacterized protein (COG:S; EggNog:ENOG503PDYW), with product MQHHEYQSARPQNAHGPSSVPWRSARKLQVTNGIKLKPVKPTPDVSGTFTMAAGITDPYWSRSSLSSLYFDGLINIRCKSQVFFALADLPFYRAYEVIFYDCVNRYQVSVSENIRTTELISSTAHTNVDDGGQWLIDKEDPLVTYLVSKGYSTFTSKNLNDLFLQSNEFGQMLWEWWSYYNNSKDGQDCTSQELHLDSVIHKMSQNLAAELTNDLLDPRSEDASLALGTAWQQEI